The window AGTGAATTGTTTACTTACGAGTACTCTCCCGCCTTGATCACGGCACCCTCTGGTCCGTCGGGAGCGCCAGACTGGGACAGCAGGATGCCGTTGGCAGTCTCCACGTCCAGGTTGTACCTGCCGTCATCCTCCTGCACTCGGTTGTCTTTCAGGATGGGGATGTACTCGCCGGAAGTCTCGTAGCTGTCAGGACGGGGTGGGGGCGCGGCGTATTGCGTGGCAGAAGCAGCCACGGAGGCAAGGGCGGCGAGGACAACCTGCAGCAGTTTGCGCCCCGTGAAGTACCGAGCTTTTTATATTACTCCATCTTACAGTAGCTAGTATGCGTGCGTGTGGCTTCTAACTTATAGCAGTTGCCTATACAATAATATGAACATGAAGTCATTACATTTAGACATTTATTACATTATCACCGAGTTTGCAAAGTAATTATTCAGTGATTAATGAAATGGACCAGTTTGAATGTATGTGTGgcaggaaagagagatgaatgagatAGATAACTTATAAATTTGAAAAATAGAGAGGGAGCAGCAAATATCTgtgagaaggatgatgatgatgaaaggaaaggaagagaaggaaggaaggaaagctaagTAGGAAGTGGAAGTTGAATAGTACACAAGCAAAGGAAAAGGACGAATATAAGGGAAATGGAATGCAGGGATCAAAGAAACTGAAATCAATAAGAAATgtagagaaagacgaggacgtGGATGACaacgacgaggacgagaagtAGTTGCAGGAGTATACATAGGAAAAGGACAAGAAGTGTTAGATGGATAGGGATAGAGAAAATGAGTGgcggaaatgaaaaaaaaacaagagaacaaagaagaatagtagtataagtagtagcaataacaacagtaatagtatgcattagtactgtagtagtaggaagagagtGCCAAGGAGATAGAGGCCGTGGAGACAAAGTTGCAggagaaacacagacaaaagGTGAGGATTGGGGGTGCGATGGATGACTTAAAGAGAATGAACAATGCCAAGACGGACTCCTAaccaaggacgaggaagaactCACGAGGAACATGTTGTAGTTGCTGCCGAAGAAGTGACGACCCCTTCGAATCGCTATCTTATATAGAGACCGACGCCGCGGGGTTGCCAAGTCTGCAATACCAGCTTGATTTTTGTCCTGGATCCTGGTGTTACCTCTTATTTTCAAGGTCAGGTCGAATAAGCTCAGTATCCTCGCCCACAATTGTGTCTCCTTTCTACTCGAACCATATCGTGTTGCGCAAacggtgagaggaaaggagagtgacgGGGCGGAAATGTGTCAGGTGAAAATTGCCTTCTTAAGACATTTGAATGGTCTCACACTGTCTGGagtcaaaataaaagaaaacccaAGAAGGATAGTGAAGAATGTAAATGTTTTGAGGCGTCCAGCTATTTCATGGAACCTCATCACGGTGAATTTTATGTGtatgaagatagagatgaaagtGAGTAGGTGGAATAGTAGCAGGAATAAGAGACGTGGGAGAATAAGGGTAGATTAGTCAAAAATAGTAACAAAGGAGGGGTCATATATAGAGAACATGATATTGAATGCTAAAATTGTATCTGCCCTGGTTAGACCTTATCTCGATTGCTGTACAGTTTTATTCCCCATATGACAGGAAGGATATAAGTCATTTAGAATCAGTAAGAAGAGAATGGCTAAAAAGATATACAGAAAATGAGGGGTATTCCTTACGAAGCGATACTGAAGTTGTTACATGTACATTCCTTATTAAGACGTATGTTAAAAGAAGATCTGATAGAAGTCTTTAAGTGTTATAGAGGTTATAACAAGGATGACGTAAGCAAAACAGCATCCAGAATAGAAtccagaatagaaaaaaaaaacctaatggTTTTAAGTTTGAAGAAATTAAGTTTACGAACGAGGTAGGAAGGAATCGATTCTTAAATAGAGTGGTAGATAAATTACAAGGGATTGATAattatgttgtttgtgttgattcattagggagctttaaccCCTACAGCACtcggacgcattttttttaccttgagttttgtacacgattagaccattttattgacattaaaaagggtctttggggttcagaagattaatggccagagtcttcactattctaatacccacataagtttctgaagctgtataaaatcatgaaaGAGTAACCAGAAccaatatggaaatgtgtcatggtactgaaggtgttaaatattataaagattcaTGAATGGGTACAGTAGGTGTAAATATATAGATGCTTATTCTTTATCCAGGATTCTTgcacctttcttattttcttattttcttatgctcttaaGTATAGAGTAGTTGTtcagtctttattttctcttttattgcttatttttttcatttttgttaaaCTTTTCTAAGAGCAATTTCCGTCGAATGATTCCGTCCTGTTTCGAAAattgtgtttatctttttgtaTACGTAATAATTTGAATGCTCGAGGAATAAACTGTAAAACGATGATAATTCTTGATAATAGGAATACTCAAACGCTGTCGATTATTCAGTctagcattttttcttttttttcgt is drawn from Portunus trituberculatus isolate SZX2019 chromosome 44, ASM1759143v1, whole genome shotgun sequence and contains these coding sequences:
- the LOC123518827 gene encoding cuticle protein AMP1A-like; translated protein: MFLVVLAALASVAASATQYAAPPPRPDSYETSGEYIPILKDNRVQEDDGRYNLDVETANGILLSQSGAPDGPEGAVIKAGEYSYTAPDGTPVHVKFVADENGYQPQSDLLPVAPEFPHPIPQFVLDQIAKAAEEDATRRPLKESVPSGTYRAP